The Lucilia cuprina isolate Lc7/37 chromosome 5, ASM2204524v1, whole genome shotgun sequence genome includes a window with the following:
- the LOC111678495 gene encoding uncharacterized protein F13E9.13, mitochondrial — translation MQRFLKVFQKPTCNIIGMIHVEALPGTPLYKGNWTEIIEKAKYEANIYKKYKLDSVLIENMHDIPYIQEHDLGPETVACMTRLSQEIRNIIPTSCMPIGIQILACGNKQALAVAKACNLQYIRAEGFVFDHVADEGYTKACAGSILRYRQQIDAKDILIFTDLKKKHSAHSITQDVTLLETAKAAEFFLTDGVIITGNATGEAAKPQDLLELKGKLQVPLLIGSGITKDNLKDYYHHIQAAIIGSHFKQQGLWYNEISESSVEQFMEQVKTLSVV, via the exons ATGCAacgttttttaaaagtttttcaaaagccTACATGTAATATTATAGGCATGATTCATGTGGAAGCTTTACCTG GTACACCTCTTTATAAAGGCAATTGGACGGAAATTATAGAAAAGGCAAAATATGAagctaatatttataaaaaatataaattg GATTCAGTTTTAATAGAGAATATGCATGACATTCCCTATATACAAGAGCATGATTTGGGACCCGAAACGGTGGCCTGTATGACACGTTTGTCTCAggaaataagaaatattatacCAACCAGTTGCATGCCTATAGGTATACAAATATTAGCCTGTGGTAATAAACAAGCTTTGGCAGTTGCCAAGGCCTGCAATTTGCAATATATAAGAGCAGAAGGCTTTGTTTTCGATCATGTAGCAGATGAAGGTTATACAAAAGCTTGTGCTGGTTCTATACTAAGATATCGCCAGCAAATTGATGctaaagatattttaatatttaccgATCTTAAGAAAAAACATTCAGCTCATAGTATAACACAAGATGTAACATTGTTGGAGACAGCCAAGGCGGCAGAGTTCTTTTTAACGGATGGTGTTATAATAACGG GTAATGCTACGGGAGAAGCGGCAAAACCTCAAGATTTATTGGAATTAAAAGGTAAACTACAAGTACCTTTACTAATAGGTTCTGGTATTACCAAAGACAATCTTAAGGATTATTATCATCATATACAAGCAGCCATTATAGGTTCACATTTTAAGCAGCAAGGATTGTGGTATAATGAAATAAGTGAATCCTCGGTAGAACAGTTTATGGAACAAGTTAAAACGTTAagtgttgtttaa
- the LOC111678497 gene encoding putative protein tag-52 isoform X2 encodes MYTPIKRPCNNAVNEMASPRTPETALSFSRELRQVLQERNLLTVKTRNKVCSMLAGGSGNSPLTYSPNTEMDKRRNFRLQAVQEIITSEKAYLQQLELLMDYFVKPLKEQQLIDDASHTTLFGQIEMIHNLNGEFLRELESDMDNVAQAFLKMAPFFKLYSVYAFDYRNALLVLQELTSKNAAFRKFLEINESRPELQRKLNSLMIVPIQRVPRYKLLLEQVLLYTSPADADFKLLKESVKQIESTVSHINSCVEDQEVTQLLINLQNSLVNRSPNIVKPSRKVIREGVLHKVTRNGSEIKRYCVLMSDIFMYCKILKERSPNTIVENSLECCCIFPLKKCKVYELLPGNFKITCQSDGIIFASQDLQVCRAWVGFIRDAIDLHIQCRKTLRKESSKRTPLRKKDSIKHFGSDYMLSPKQKKSEYDTIFRNKNRATDSEDETEVDSSFVAKSCFGGGGKRKLTPFATSNIMEKSNTNQICKSANNNNKPLKRTAPMPPTLQQNEESILRNKQQMTVTPEKRLSKLYKFISNDKMRSNTRGILKKTNRNSQQHHKQNLNSVQPIDNTIPRAVQREDLLQVCVPMEGGGNFRDVLFPLRSSNGSNKSNHSIKTSEGLQDATTNWCLPASLKENFEDIKISSPPQKKRVKFDDSLDNLYEEQPPVAFEFQREAVAPLEIADGGSRNSLRERIYDFFANLF; translated from the exons ATGTATACACCCATAAAAAGACCTTGCAATAATGCTGTTAATGAAATGGCTTCACCACGGACGCCAGAAACGGCTTTGAGTTTTAGCCGCGAACTGCGTCAGGTGTTGCAGGAACGTAATCTATTGACGGTAAAAACTAGGAATAAGG TATGTTCCATGTTGGCCGGTGGTTCGGGTAATTCACCCCTTACCTATTCACCCAATACAGAAATGGATAAAAGGCGTAATTTTCGCCTACAAGCGGTGCAGGAAATTATTACCTCGGAAAAGGCTTATTTGCAACAGCTGGAACTTTTAATGGATTATTTTGTAAAGCCTCTTAAGGAACAGCAGCTTATAGATGATGCCAGTCATACCACACTCTTTGGTCAAATTGAAATGATACACAATTTAAATGGTGAATTTCTAAGAGAACTAGAATCGGATATGGATAATGTGGCCCAAGCGTTCTTAAAAATGGCTCctttctttaaactttattcAGTTTATGCTTTCGACTATCGGAATGCATTGTTAGTTTTACAGGAGTTGACTTCGAAAAATGCTGCATTTCGTAAGTTCTTGGAAATAAATGAATCTCGTCCGGAGTTGCAACGAAAGTTGAATTCTTTAATGATTGTGCCCATACAAAGGGTGCCACGTTATAAACTTTTACTGGAGCAGGTTTTACTCTATACCAGTCCGGCAGATGCTGATTTTAAATTGCTTAAGGAATCGGTGAAACAAATTGAAAGTACAGTATCACATATTAATTCCTGTGTAGAAGACCAAGAGGTTACACAATTgcttataaatttacaaaattctttaGTCAATCGTTCACCGAATATTGTTAAGCCTTCGCGCAAAGTTATTAGGGAGGGTGTGCTGCATAAGGTCACCCGTAATGGTAGCGAAATAAAACGCTATTGTGTACTCATGTctgatatttttatgtattgtaAAATTCTTAAGGAACGATCGCCTAATACTATTGTGGAAAACTCTTTGGAATGTTGTTGCATATTCCCTTTGAAGAAATGTAAAGTCTATGAATTGTTACCgggtaattttaaaattacttgtcAAAGTGATGGCATTATTTTCGCTTCTCAAGATTTGCAAGTATGTCGTGCCTGGGTAGGTTTCATACGAGATGCTATTGACTTGCATATTCAATGTCGCAAAACATTGAGGAAGGAGAGTAGCAAACGTACGCCTTTAAGAAAAAAGGATAGCATTAAACATTTCGGTTCGGACTATATGTTGAGCCCAAAGCAAAAGAAATCG gaATACGATACAATATTTCGTAATAAAAATCGTGCCACCGACTCTGAAGATGAAACAGAAGTTGATTCATCATTTGTGGCAAAATCATGTTTTGGTGGTGGCGGCAAACGTAAACTAACTCCCTTTGCCACCTCGAATATAATggaaaaatcaaatacaaatcaAATTTGCAAAAGcgccaacaacaataataaacccCTTAAGAGAACTGCTCCTATGCCACCTACACTCCAACAAAATGAAGAAAGTATTTTGCGTAATAAACAGCAAATGACCGTTACACCAGAAAAACGTTTatctaaattgtataaatttatatcgAATGATAAAATGCGCTCCAATACACGTGGCattcttaagaaaactaatcGAAATTCCCAACAACATCATAAGCAAAATCTTAATAGTGTACAGCCTATAG ACAATACTATACCAAGAGCGGTGCAAAGAGAAGATCTTTTGCAAGTTTGCGTGCCGATGGAAGGAGGTGGTAACTTTCGTGATGTTTTATTTCCACTCCGATCTAGTAATGGCAGTAATAAAAGTAATCATAGTATTAAAACCTCTGAGGGATTACAGGACGCTACTACAAATTGGTGTTTACCAGCCTCATTGAAGGAGAATTTTgaagatataaaaatatcttcacCGCCACAAAAGAAACGTGTTAAATTTGATGACTCCTTGGATAATTTATATGAAGAACAGCCACCAGTAGCTTTTGAATTTCAACGAGAAGCAGTAGCTCCTTTGGAAATAGCGGATGGAGGTTCACGTAATTCCCTGCGTGAgagaatttatgatttttttgctaatttattttaa
- the LOC111678507 gene encoding nuclear RNA export factor 2, with amino-acid sequence MSTLKCPDEVLHFPNHMSIEINYRNAITYYKCKQYDEKVMNQGFIWHQIVVQHYGKLMGIEGKYAILEAIFAAVEGEEFYPVAYRRGNKEDRFLVRQCQPAMDKLFARNLCLHLPKGVVIHLKVQLNVGEFKYGQVSPISQVTKALNALYGRMEHRNGEDGILNLSLFAQNPDFYDVVVNLSNRGVLERVCDLIYRNDEQFRTINGIILSSNEINTLAPLKLFSGVQFALLDLSDNLLRSPSRTCRDLEPLKADELMLQGNPLTKAVTYPECLRPVLKNFKKIDGIPSENLSSDYTPLDNLMQTESEGYRIDWSNKTDLNKFENSTDWHAFMIPDETHQFSKEEIFDYFFLTISSNLSDIYPCYYKFNSGEHQFLVRNCFSQIKHLVDTCNLEIKIPRLEAPPPPTNTTTDFTPQLHMDKTVVYYLMMNISPFKKGQLEPMECIEKALNRRFSAMDRMLDLNNFQNIEGLENIVINLSSPKILTRVLMQASRKFLSTCIELRLAHNKILSANFSKVLAMMSNLKAIDLGNNWIHDLYDIKDIGVLGIRSLRLDGNPLCSKYCFAGEYIKTVKKYFPELKVLDNVEITAKGNLTSQKNFLCDTAGYDFVNEFVTRYFQTYENDRVYLKDLYHPKSVLTLTCNYNLAKLPAQNSKRILKYLNVSRNILKIEFNRAYTSMYFGPSEIIRVLMELPGTTHDMLTFSTDCMVHNENMIVITVNGVYLDQAPSIMETDILMGFSRTFILKPVKRNAGPLKMITNYQIINDQLNVFTPTATQTKIAFKYFKSEDKSNKDELTLNDKEALLVMFQEATSLKSIWCTRCLDEANWNFENALEIFLQLSEKKEIPDTAFN; translated from the exons ATGTCGACTTTAAAGTGTCCAG ATGAAGTTTTACACTTTCCCAATCACATGAGTATTGAGATCAACTATCGGAATGCCATAACCTATTACAAATGTAAACAGTATGATGAGAAAGTAATGAATCAAGGCTTTATTTGGCATCAAATTGTTGTACAACATTATGGTAAACTTATGGGTATAGAGGGTAAGTATGCCATACTGGAGGCCATATTTGCAGCAGTAGAGGGTGAAGAATTTTATCCTGTAGCCTATAGA cgTGGCAATAAAGAAGACCGTTTTTTGGTACGACAATGTCAACCAGCAATGGATAAACTATTTGCCCGGAACTTGTGTCTACATCTACCCAAAGGTGTTGTTATTCATTTGAAGGTACAATTGAATGTGGGTGAATTTAAATATGGTCAAGTTTCTCCCATAAGTCAGGTGACTAAAGCTTTAAATGCTTTGTACGGTCGCATGGAACATCGTAATGGTGAAGatggtattttaaatttatcattatttGCACAAAATCCTGACTTTTATGATGTTGTTGTCAATCTAAGTAATCGTGGTGTTTTGGAGCGTGTTTGTGATTTAATTTATCGCAATGATGAACAATTTCGCACTATTAATGGTATTATTTTAAGTAGTAATGAAATAAATACCTTGGCTCCATTAAAGCTGTTTAGTGGCGTACAATTTGCCTTACTTGATTTAAGTGATAATTTG ttacgATCACCCAGTCGTACATGTCGTGATTTGGAACCTTTAAAAGCTGACGAATTAATGCTTCAAGGTAATCCGCTAACAAAGGCAGTTACATATCCGGAATGTTTAAGACCGgtattgaaaaactttaaaaaaatt GATGGTATACCCTCCGAAAATCTCTCCAGTGATTATACACCACTAGATAATCTAATGCAAACAGAGTCTGAAGGTTATCGCATTGATTGGTCTAATAAAACAGATCtaaataaattcgaaaatagtACAGATTGGCATGCTTTTAtg ATTCCCGATGAAACACATCAATTTTCTAAGGAGgaaatatttgattattttttccTTACAATTTCCAGTAACTTAAGTGATATTTATCCTTGTTATTATAAG TTTAACTCTGGAGAGCATCAGTTTTTGGTGCGCAATTGTTTTTCTCAAATCAAACACTTGGTTGATACTTGTaatttggaaataaaaataCCAAGACTCGAAGCACCACCGCCACCAACAAATACTACCACAGATTTCACACCACAATTGCATATGGATAAAACGGTAGTGTATTATCTAATGATGAATATAAGTCCATTTAAAAAGGGTCAACTAGAGCCTATGGAATGTATAGAAAAAGCTCTTAACAGACGTTTCAGTGCCATGGATCGTATGctagatttaaataattttcaaaatatagaaG gTTTGGAAAACATTGTTATAAATCTTAGTTCTCCTAAGATTTTAACTCGTGTTCTAATGCAAGCTTCACGTAAATTTCTCTCTACTTGCATTGAACTACGTTTGGCGCATAATAAGATATTAAGTGctaatttttctaaagttttgGCCATGATGAGTAATTTAAAAGCCATAGATTTGGGTAATAATTGGATACATGATTTATATGACATCAAAGATATAGGGGTATTGGGTATTAGATCTTTAAGATTAGACGGCAATCCTTTATGTTCCAAGTATTGTTTTGCGGGTGAATATATCAAAacggttaaaaaatattttccagaaTTGAAAGTTTTg GATAATGTGGAAATCACTGCCAAAGGCAATTTAACttctcaaaaaaattttctatgtgaTACAGCTGGCTATGATTTTGTTAATGAATTTGTAACacgttattttcaaacatatgaAAACGATCGTGTTTATTTAAAag atcttTATCATCCTAAGTCTGTACTAACTTTAACTTGCAACTACAATTTGGCCAAGTTACCAGCACaaaatagtaaacgtattttgaaatatttaaatgtttcacGCAACAttcttaaaattgaatttaatcgTGCTTATACATCGATGTATTTTGGTCCTAGTGAAATTATACGAGTACTTATGGAACTTCCAGGAACTACACATGATATGCTGACATTTAGCACTGATTGTATGGTGCATAAt gaaaacatGATTGTTATTACCGTTAATGGTGTGTACTTGGATCAGGCCCCTAGCATAATGGAAACCGATATATTAATGGGATTTTCACGTACTTTCATACTAAAGCCAGTGAAACGTAATGCG GGTCCTCTCAAAATGATTACAAATTATCAAATAATAAATGATCAGCTTAATGTCTTTACACCAACAGCTACACAAACAAAAATCGcattcaaatatttcaaaagtgaAGATAAATCGAACAAAGATGAATTAACATTGAATGATAAGGAAGCTTTGTTGGTTATGTTTCAAGAGGCaactagtttaaagtctatatGGTGTACAAG ATGTTTAGATGAAGCTAATTGGAATTTCGAAAACGCTTTGGAGATATTTTTACAGTTGTCTGAGAAGAAAGAAATACCAGATACCGCTTTTAATTGA
- the LOC111678503 gene encoding RINT1-like protein, with protein sequence MQTKLSVEERVLARVNQEIGSDFKKLHRASVLVEDYKQRLEKLKDKLNYASEENVSSFKSAIETKEQACDSIDFQMTKLQQFGKKLAARIKESNNAFKGVKPDLEQVRKLQQLVQYLRIVQDIQEISHSLTQSLNGKDEAKLINLYLNLYEESDYEHSVIGRLSSVEAPFLKSFAIRTAIYWHGLLKERFTKEFENVLKSMKWGQKEQDPLNYKPSMDNINKAQLLAEYLFLLKSPAEETEPLEMITSSIICQPMSTVTKYLLAPYRQRFMYHFTGVKQTNRLDKPEWFYTQILNWGKETHLFVGKTFQPAAVKAGKVDFNIRLEFMRGLVQLTIEKLALDIEEISRDENLFAHLLDETLAFEAELRENFGYPASFASAICVVTQPVYLLKWISLEERFCSEKMDMILQAENPWQLIDPNIYDDELKIPKCADQFIRLLEAIKDRYYSLIQPGHQLQFLTLQMELIDNFRRRLVQLHSSGSVESITILNAINYIKMVLSEWGENVHYLHLHAALVGPNAEEISSVFEHPVEELEHWTQQLLKNLATKAVNEIKAKSMPYRHDCWPSMPEQNSKEPFILSPSAGEMFQVMVTVLHNLERELSANLFNLTLRLIAQQIDDYMLDSMIMNTKFSPAGAAQFNYDMTRNLFALFGQYCRRPDLLFKKIHDANKLLNAARGTALLLHENLQATNNSLEDKMKALKDVGIVNFKPKTCIEVLERRTDIRMF encoded by the exons atgcaaacaaaactCAGTGTAGAAGAACGCGTTTTGGCTAGAGTTAATCAGGAAATCGGTAGtgattttaaaaagttacaCCGAGCCTCAGTTTTGGTAGAGGACTATAAGCAGCGTTTGGAGAAACTTAAAGATAAG CTTAACTATGCATCCGAAGAAAATGTGTCCAGTTTTAAATCGGCCATCGAGACAAAAGAGCAGGCCTGTGATAGTATTGATTTCCAAATGACCAAACTGCAACAGTTTGGTAAGAAACTAGCCGCTCGCATTAAAGAATCGAATAATGCATTTAAGGGGGTAAAACCAGACTTGGAGCAAGTGCGCAAGTTACAGCAATTAGTACAGTATTTACGTATAGTTCAGGATATACAGGAAATAAG tCATTCCCTTACCCAATCCCTTAATGGCAAAGACGAAGCTaaacttataaatttatatttaaatctcTATGAAGAAAGTGACTATGAACATAGTGTTATAGGTCGCTTAAGCAGCGTAGAGGCACCGTTTCTTAAATCTTTTGCCATACGCACAGCCATATATTGGCATGGTCTATTAAAGGAGCGTTTTACaaa agaatttgaaaatgttttaaaatctatGAAATGGGGACAAAAAGAACAGGATCCCTTAAATTATAAACCATCAATGGATAATATCAATAAGGCGCAGTTGTTGgcagaatatttatttttg CTAAAATCACCAGCAGAAGAAACAGAACCTTTAGAAATGATTACATCTAGTATAATATGCCAGCCCATGTCTACTGTTACCAAATACTTATTGGCACCCTACAGACAAAG ATTCATGTATCATTTTACGGGAGTTAAACAAACCAATCGTTTGGATAAACCCGAATGGTTTTATACTCAAATACTTAACTGGGGCAAAGAGACACATTTATTTGTGGGCAAAACATTTCAACCAGCAGCTGTTAAAGCTGGAAAAGTAGATTTTAATATAAGG CTAGAGTTTATGCGTGGTTTAGTGCAACTAACCATAGAAAAATTGGCCTTAGATATAGAAGAAATAAGTCGTGATGAAAATCTATTTGCCCATTTATTAGATGAAACTTTGGCTTTTGAAGCAGAGTTAAGAGAGAACTTTGGCTATCCTGCCAGTTTTGCCAGTGCTATATGTGTTGTTACCCAGCCagtttatttgctaaaatggaTTTCCTTAGAAGAACGCT TTTGTTCTGAGAAAATGGATATGATACTGCAGGCTGAAAATCCCTGGCAACTAATCGATCCCAATATTTACGATGATGAATTGAAAATTCCCAAATGTGCTGATCAATTCATACGTTTATTGGAGGCTATAAAAGATCGTTATTATTCTCTTATACAACCAGGACACCAATTACAATTTCTTACCCTACAAATGGAATTAATAGATAACTTTCGTCGTAGACTGGTGCAATTGCACAGCAGTGGTTCGGTGGAGAGTATAACTATTTTAAATGCCATAAATTACATCAAAATGGTCCTAAGTGAATGGGGTGAAAATGTCCATTATCTACATTTACATGCCGCCTTAGTGGGACCTAATGCCGAAGAAATCAGCTCGGTGTTTGAACATCCCGTGGAGGAACTAGAGCATTGGACTCAACAACTTTTAAAGAATCTAGCCACCAAAGCTGTCAATGAAATCAAAGCTAAATCAATGCCTTATAGACACGACTGTTGGCCTTCAATGCCTGAACAAAATTCGAAAGAACCCTTTATACTCTCACCCAGTGCTGGCGAAATGTTTCAAGTTATGGTTACAGTTTTGCATAATTTGGAAAGGGAACTATCAGCCAATCTATTCAATTTAACTTTAAGGCTGATAGCCCAACAAATTGATGATTATATGCTGGATAGTATGATCATGAATACGAAATTCTCACCAGCTGGAGCGGCACAATTTAATTACGATATGACACGTAATTTGTTTGCTCTATTTGGACAATACTGCCGGAGACctgatttattgtttaaaaa aaTCCATGATGCCAATAAACTATTAAATGCTGCTCGCGGTACAGCCTTATTGTTGCACGAAAACCTTCAGGCTACTAACAATTCCCTGGAGGATAAAATGAAGGCTTTAAAAGATGTTggtattgtaaattttaaaccaaaaacttGTATTGAAGTTCTCGAAAGGCGTACAGATATTCGCATGTTTTAA
- the LOC111678497 gene encoding putative protein tag-52 isoform X1 — MYTPIKRPCNNAVNEMASPRTPETALSFSRELRQVLQERNLLTVKTRNKVCSMLAGGSGNSPLTYSPNTEMDKRRNFRLQAVQEIITSEKAYLQQLELLMDYFVKPLKEQQLIDDASHTTLFGQIEMIHNLNGEFLRELESDMDNVAQAFLKMAPFFKLYSVYAFDYRNALLVLQELTSKNAAFRKFLEINESRPELQRKLNSLMIVPIQRVPRYKLLLEQVLLYTSPADADFKLLKESVKQIESTVSHINSCVEDQEVTQLLINLQNSLVNRSPNIVKPSRKVIREGVLHKVTRNGSEIKRYCVLMSDIFMYCKILKERSPNTIVENSLECCCIFPLKKCKVYELLPGNFKITCQSDGIIFASQDLQVCRAWVGFIRDAIDLHIQCRKTLRKESSKRTPLRKKDSIKHFGSDYMLSPKQKKSEYDTIFRNKNRATDSEDETEVDSSFVAKSCFGGGGKRKLTPFATSNIMEKSNTNQICKSANNNNKPLKRTAPMPPTLQQNEESILRNKQQMTVTPEKRLSKLYKFISNDKMRSNTRGILKKTNRNSQQHHKQNLNSVQPIGNNTNDHDPTYGFASRYSDSKSYFRTQNVDNTIPRAVQREDLLQVCVPMEGGGNFRDVLFPLRSSNGSNKSNHSIKTSEGLQDATTNWCLPASLKENFEDIKISSPPQKKRVKFDDSLDNLYEEQPPVAFEFQREAVAPLEIADGGSRNSLRERIYDFFANLF, encoded by the exons ATGTATACACCCATAAAAAGACCTTGCAATAATGCTGTTAATGAAATGGCTTCACCACGGACGCCAGAAACGGCTTTGAGTTTTAGCCGCGAACTGCGTCAGGTGTTGCAGGAACGTAATCTATTGACGGTAAAAACTAGGAATAAGG TATGTTCCATGTTGGCCGGTGGTTCGGGTAATTCACCCCTTACCTATTCACCCAATACAGAAATGGATAAAAGGCGTAATTTTCGCCTACAAGCGGTGCAGGAAATTATTACCTCGGAAAAGGCTTATTTGCAACAGCTGGAACTTTTAATGGATTATTTTGTAAAGCCTCTTAAGGAACAGCAGCTTATAGATGATGCCAGTCATACCACACTCTTTGGTCAAATTGAAATGATACACAATTTAAATGGTGAATTTCTAAGAGAACTAGAATCGGATATGGATAATGTGGCCCAAGCGTTCTTAAAAATGGCTCctttctttaaactttattcAGTTTATGCTTTCGACTATCGGAATGCATTGTTAGTTTTACAGGAGTTGACTTCGAAAAATGCTGCATTTCGTAAGTTCTTGGAAATAAATGAATCTCGTCCGGAGTTGCAACGAAAGTTGAATTCTTTAATGATTGTGCCCATACAAAGGGTGCCACGTTATAAACTTTTACTGGAGCAGGTTTTACTCTATACCAGTCCGGCAGATGCTGATTTTAAATTGCTTAAGGAATCGGTGAAACAAATTGAAAGTACAGTATCACATATTAATTCCTGTGTAGAAGACCAAGAGGTTACACAATTgcttataaatttacaaaattctttaGTCAATCGTTCACCGAATATTGTTAAGCCTTCGCGCAAAGTTATTAGGGAGGGTGTGCTGCATAAGGTCACCCGTAATGGTAGCGAAATAAAACGCTATTGTGTACTCATGTctgatatttttatgtattgtaAAATTCTTAAGGAACGATCGCCTAATACTATTGTGGAAAACTCTTTGGAATGTTGTTGCATATTCCCTTTGAAGAAATGTAAAGTCTATGAATTGTTACCgggtaattttaaaattacttgtcAAAGTGATGGCATTATTTTCGCTTCTCAAGATTTGCAAGTATGTCGTGCCTGGGTAGGTTTCATACGAGATGCTATTGACTTGCATATTCAATGTCGCAAAACATTGAGGAAGGAGAGTAGCAAACGTACGCCTTTAAGAAAAAAGGATAGCATTAAACATTTCGGTTCGGACTATATGTTGAGCCCAAAGCAAAAGAAATCG gaATACGATACAATATTTCGTAATAAAAATCGTGCCACCGACTCTGAAGATGAAACAGAAGTTGATTCATCATTTGTGGCAAAATCATGTTTTGGTGGTGGCGGCAAACGTAAACTAACTCCCTTTGCCACCTCGAATATAATggaaaaatcaaatacaaatcaAATTTGCAAAAGcgccaacaacaataataaacccCTTAAGAGAACTGCTCCTATGCCACCTACACTCCAACAAAATGAAGAAAGTATTTTGCGTAATAAACAGCAAATGACCGTTACACCAGAAAAACGTTTatctaaattgtataaatttatatcgAATGATAAAATGCGCTCCAATACACGTGGCattcttaagaaaactaatcGAAATTCCCAACAACATCATAAGCAAAATCTTAATAGTGTACAGCCTATAGGTAATAATACCAATGATCATGATCCTACTTATGGTTTTGCCAGTCGTTACTCTGattcaaaatcttattttcgcACACAAAATGTAGACAATACTATACCAAGAGCGGTGCAAAGAGAAGATCTTTTGCAAGTTTGCGTGCCGATGGAAGGAGGTGGTAACTTTCGTGATGTTTTATTTCCACTCCGATCTAGTAATGGCAGTAATAAAAGTAATCATAGTATTAAAACCTCTGAGGGATTACAGGACGCTACTACAAATTGGTGTTTACCAGCCTCATTGAAGGAGAATTTTgaagatataaaaatatcttcacCGCCACAAAAGAAACGTGTTAAATTTGATGACTCCTTGGATAATTTATATGAAGAACAGCCACCAGTAGCTTTTGAATTTCAACGAGAAGCAGTAGCTCCTTTGGAAATAGCGGATGGAGGTTCACGTAATTCCCTGCGTGAgagaatttatgatttttttgctaatttattttaa